Proteins encoded together in one Bacteroides zoogleoformans window:
- a CDS encoding DUF4876 domain-containing protein, with product MKRVFYAICMTVIAGLAFTACSSDDDNSVKMANVTMQFNAPAELRNQNPVIGIQELVLKNINTGEKTTVVKPATRANVLSPSTVSIAVSVPEGLYTISMEGSLTYRLNGETIHSKIRAYKESVTLTETSASAPLNLTGYLYNDSKESGSFVIAEIFFTGTETPENKQYNGDKYIRIYNNSGDTLCADGLTIAESAFLTVSKYTYSPDIMNEAFTTDAIYRVPLGGKIMVAPGKSLLLCDIGKNHTTVNSNSFDLTKADFEWYDESSNPKFTDTDTPVPNMEKIYCYTRTIWGPHNRGFKAFVLARLGDDENNQLSAEKYLKDYVYEYKYNMIINGNVYEMGPNNAYKIPNKWVLDAVNLCVESEYEWNVTSPALDRGWTYCGKVNSDKTRYGKSVRRKVLSGITLQDTNDSSADFLPEQKADPYFKFHE from the coding sequence ATGAAAAGAGTATTTTATGCAATCTGCATGACAGTGATTGCAGGTTTGGCGTTCACCGCTTGTAGCAGTGACGATGACAACAGTGTAAAGATGGCCAATGTGACCATGCAGTTCAATGCGCCTGCCGAGTTACGGAATCAGAATCCCGTTATCGGCATTCAGGAACTGGTATTGAAGAACATCAATACGGGAGAGAAGACCACCGTCGTGAAACCCGCCACTCGTGCCAATGTTCTTTCTCCTTCTACCGTAAGCATCGCCGTGAGTGTGCCCGAAGGGCTTTACACCATCAGCATGGAAGGTTCTCTGACCTACCGCCTGAATGGAGAGACCATCCATTCCAAGATACGGGCCTATAAGGAATCGGTAACTCTGACCGAAACCTCCGCCTCCGCCCCGCTCAACCTTACGGGCTATCTGTATAACGACAGCAAAGAAAGCGGAAGCTTCGTCATTGCCGAAATCTTCTTCACCGGAACAGAAACCCCGGAGAATAAGCAGTACAACGGCGACAAATACATACGTATCTACAACAACTCGGGCGATACGCTCTGCGCAGACGGACTCACCATCGCCGAGTCTGCATTCCTCACGGTAAGCAAGTACACCTATTCTCCGGACATTATGAACGAAGCCTTCACCACCGACGCCATCTACCGCGTCCCGCTGGGAGGTAAAATCATGGTTGCCCCTGGAAAGTCTCTGTTGCTGTGCGACATCGGCAAGAACCATACTACCGTCAACTCCAATTCTTTTGACCTGACGAAAGCCGACTTCGAGTGGTATGACGAAAGTTCCAACCCGAAATTCACAGATACCGATACCCCCGTACCCAACATGGAAAAGATTTATTGCTACACGCGCACCATCTGGGGCCCTCACAACCGCGGCTTCAAAGCCTTCGTGCTGGCACGTCTGGGCGACGACGAGAACAACCAGCTCTCTGCCGAAAAGTATCTGAAAGACTATGTTTACGAATACAAGTACAACATGATTATCAACGGAAACGTGTACGAAATGGGTCCTAACAATGCCTATAAGATTCCGAACAAATGGGTGCTTGACGCCGTCAACCTCTGTGTGGAAAGCGAATACGAATGGAACGTGACATCGCCTGCCTTGGACAGAGGCTGGACGTACTGCGGAAAAGTTAACAGCGACAAGACCCGCTACGGCAAGAGCGTGCGTCGCAAGGTGCTTTCAGGCATCACCCTGCAGGACACCAACGACTCGTCTGCGGACTTCCTGCCCGAGCAGAAAGCCGATCCTTACTTCAAGTTCCACGAATAA